Proteins encoded in a region of the Rutidosis leptorrhynchoides isolate AG116_Rl617_1_P2 chromosome 9, CSIRO_AGI_Rlap_v1, whole genome shotgun sequence genome:
- the LOC139867561 gene encoding dof zinc finger protein DOF5.7-like, with protein sequence MSVDNKTTPPNRPTKDDIQTSIGGGSNGGGAGRKTSSLKPPEQTLKCPRCDSPNTKFCYYNNYSLTQPRHFCKTCRRYWTKGGALRNVPIGGGCRKSKKTRSSSSRFIINGDSSSFKDSSLDIGGLNLLSGLSQPAMDFQLNGLTQYSSSSSINQPPFMNLDQPLGFRLPLIKHNPPQLHGSFQQVGVPNHVASSIESLSSMNQNLHQKLQQQRLAEMFGGRGGNDVGVGGHGVETELQINHQNEIVAIPQPAQKLQPILFQNLEPSSQNSMNDEFKRDNNGGLATEWFIDNNFGSVNADLTIASADGNGAGNYENGSLNNWNNGIQGWDQFNQYNAYGDQD encoded by the coding sequence ATGTCTGTAGACAACAAAACCACACCACCGAACCGACCTACAAAAGATGATATCCAAACCTCTATTGGTGGCGGTTCAAACGGCGGTGGTGCTGGTCGAAAAACATCTTCTTTGAAGCCTCCGGAACAAACCCTTAAATGTCCTAGATGTGATTCACCAAACACAAAGTTTTGCTATTACAATAATTACAGCCTCACTCAGCCTAGACACTTTTGCAAGACATGTAGAAGGTATTGGACTAAAGGCGGGGCCCTTCGTAATGTGCCAATCGGTGGCGGTTGTAGGAAGAGCAAGAAAACTAGATCAAGTTCTTCAAGATTCATCATTAATGGTGATTCTTCTTCCTTCAAAGACTCCTCTTTAGATATTGGAGGGTTGAATTTGTTAAGTGGTCTCTCACAACCAGCTATGGACTTTCAACTAAATGGGTTAacccaatattcttcatcatcttcaatcaatcaaccacctttcatgaatcttgatcAACCATTAGGGTTTCGTCTCCCTTTGATCAAACATAATCCACCTCAATTGCATGGAAGCTTTCAACAAGTTGGTGTTCCTAATCATGTTGCTTCCTCAATTGAATCTCTGAGTTCTATGaaccaaaatttacatcaaaagctGCAGCAACAACGATTGGCGGAGATGTTCGGTGGACGTGGCGGAAATGATGTTGGTGTTGGTGGACATGGAGTTGAAACTGAGCTGCAAATTAATCATCAGAACGAAATTGTTGCTATACCTCAACCAGCTCAGAAGCTGCAGCCTATTTTGTTTCAAAATCTTGAACCCTCCTCTCAAAACTCGATGAATGATGAGTTTAAAAGAGATAATAATGGTGGTTTGGCTACTGAGTGGTTCATCGACAACAATTTTGGATCGGTGAATGCGGATTTAACGATAGCTTCAGCGGATGGAAATGGAGCTGGAAATTATGAAAATGGAAGTCTCAATAATTGGAATAATGGAATTCAAGGATGGGATCAATTCAATCAGTACAATGCTTATGgtgatcaagattaa